The following proteins come from a genomic window of Thermus sp. LT1-2-5:
- a CDS encoding universal stress protein — protein sequence MRILLATDGSPQARGAEVLAEWLGYKLGAKLLILFVRDVRLVRVPELLDFGALTIPVPAYREELEKALTAKGEALLLRLAQSAKEAGIPVETLMETGLPHEVILRHARTADLLVLGRSGEAHGGSFAGLGSTVDRVLRASPTPVLVAPVEYVKLTGALLGYNASESAVRALHTLGALAKPLGLAVRVVSVHDDPVQASAWALEAEAYLKDQGLPAEALAFSGDPAEHLLSLQGPEDLLALGAPVRRLVLGSTAEHVVRHAVGPVLTVR from the coding sequence ATGAGAATTCTCTTGGCCACGGACGGTTCCCCTCAGGCCCGGGGGGCGGAGGTGCTGGCGGAGTGGCTTGGCTACAAGCTCGGCGCCAAGCTCCTGATCCTCTTCGTGCGGGACGTGCGGCTTGTGCGGGTACCGGAGCTTTTGGACTTCGGCGCCCTTACCATCCCGGTTCCCGCCTACCGGGAGGAGCTGGAAAAGGCCCTCACCGCCAAGGGGGAAGCCCTACTCTTGCGCCTAGCGCAAAGCGCCAAGGAGGCGGGGATTCCCGTGGAAACCCTGATGGAAACGGGACTACCCCACGAGGTGATCCTGCGCCACGCCCGCACCGCAGATCTCCTCGTCCTGGGGCGGAGCGGGGAGGCCCACGGGGGGAGCTTCGCCGGGCTCGGGAGCACGGTGGACCGGGTGCTAAGGGCTTCCCCTACCCCGGTGTTGGTGGCCCCCGTGGAGTACGTGAAGCTCACGGGGGCCCTTTTGGGTTACAACGCCTCGGAAAGCGCCGTGCGCGCCCTGCACACCCTGGGGGCCTTGGCCAAGCCCTTGGGGCTAGCGGTGCGGGTGGTGAGCGTGCATGACGACCCCGTGCAGGCCTCGGCCTGGGCCCTCGAGGCCGAAGCCTACCTCAAGGACCAGGGCCTTCCCGCCGAGGCCTTGGCCTTCTCCGGTGACCCAGCGGAACACCTCCTTTCCCTCCAAGGCCCCGAGGACCTTTTGGCCCTGGGGGCCCCGGTGCGGCGGCTCGTCTTGGGGAGCACGGCGGAGCACGTGGTGCGCCACGCCGTGGGCCCCGTCCTCACCGTGCGATAA
- a CDS encoding CBS domain-containing protein, whose amino-acid sequence MRVRQVLLHKGSQVYTIHPEATVLEALRKLAEYDIGALLVMEGERLLGIFSERDYARKLVLLGRFSKDTRVGEVMTQDPITLSPEAELAEAMRLMTEHRVRHLPVVEGGKVVGVMSIGDVVKAIMGEQEMVIGELSRYVMENR is encoded by the coding sequence ATGAGGGTACGCCAGGTTTTGCTCCACAAGGGGAGCCAGGTCTACACCATCCACCCCGAGGCCACGGTGCTGGAGGCGTTGCGGAAGCTGGCCGAATACGATATCGGCGCCCTTTTGGTCATGGAAGGCGAGCGGCTTTTGGGCATCTTCTCCGAGCGGGACTACGCCCGCAAGTTGGTCCTTCTGGGTCGGTTCTCCAAGGACACCCGGGTGGGGGAGGTGATGACGCAAGACCCCATTACCCTCTCCCCCGAGGCGGAGCTGGCGGAGGCTATGCGCCTCATGACCGAACACCGGGTGCGCCACCTGCCCGTGGTGGAAGGGGGCAAGGTGGTGGGGGTAATGTCCATCGGGGACGTGGTGAAGGCCATCATGGGCGAGCAGGAGATGGTCATTGGGGAGCTTTCCCGCTACGTGATGGAAAACCGCTAG
- a CDS encoding phage holin family protein, translated as MRGLLARLLLNTLALWLVSLLYPGVRFDPGAGLLDYLVAGAIWGLANALLRPLLLFLTLPLNLLTLGLFTLVVNGAVLYVVAEVTALSVQGFGGAVVGALILSLVSLLLNWLFRD; from the coding sequence ATGCGCGGGCTTTTGGCGAGGCTCCTCCTCAACACCCTGGCCCTGTGGCTTGTGAGCCTCCTTTACCCGGGGGTCCGGTTTGACCCAGGGGCGGGGCTTTTGGACTACCTGGTGGCGGGGGCCATCTGGGGACTGGCCAACGCCCTCCTAAGACCCCTCCTTCTCTTCCTCACCCTGCCTTTGAACCTCCTCACCCTGGGGCTTTTCACCCTGGTGGTGAACGGGGCGGTGCTCTACGTGGTGGCGGAGGTCACAGCGCTTTCCGTGCAGGGCTTTGGCGGGGCTGTAGTGGGGGCTTTGATCCTTTCCTTGGTAAGCCTTCTCCTCAACTGGCTCTTTCGGGACTAG
- a CDS encoding DUF5639 domain-containing protein has product MELRAADQYLVAEAETSLLAVHEALRGTGLYPPFPPVELPGGVGGLVARGGFAQNFFFPAEVLGLTFRTPKGRVVRAGGVVVKNVQGYDLVRLFVGSFGLLGEALAVVFRLRPGRASRFLRRPFSGAFPELSPQPRFLFALQEGDSGWLYAYHFGPEKEVERFAEAFGGEEAGPLDLRPLFPRGMGVGEGPVRDLRFSWRDGGEAPEAPALFQRLAASL; this is encoded by the coding sequence ATGGAGCTCCGCGCCGCCGACCAGTACCTGGTGGCCGAGGCAGAAACGAGCCTTCTCGCCGTCCACGAGGCCCTACGGGGCACGGGCCTTTACCCGCCCTTTCCCCCGGTGGAGCTTCCCGGGGGGGTGGGGGGGCTTGTGGCCCGGGGAGGGTTCGCCCAGAACTTCTTCTTCCCCGCCGAGGTCCTGGGCCTCACCTTCCGCACCCCCAAGGGCCGGGTGGTGCGGGCCGGGGGGGTGGTGGTGAAAAACGTCCAGGGGTACGACCTGGTGCGCCTTTTCGTGGGGAGCTTCGGCCTCTTGGGGGAGGCTTTGGCGGTGGTCTTCCGCCTTAGGCCGGGGCGGGCCTCCCGCTTCCTGCGCCGCCCCTTTAGCGGGGCCTTCCCCGAGCTTTCGCCCCAGCCTCGCTTTCTCTTCGCCCTACAGGAGGGGGACTCCGGGTGGCTATACGCCTACCACTTCGGCCCCGAGAAGGAGGTGGAGCGCTTCGCCGAGGCCTTCGGCGGGGAGGAGGCAGGGCCCTTGGACCTGAGGCCCCTTTTTCCCCGGGGCATGGGGGTGGGGGAAGGCCCGGTAAGGGACCTGCGGTTTTCCTGGCGGGATGGGGGCGAGGCCCCGGAGGCCCCGGCCCTTTTTCAAAGGCTCGCCGCCTCCCTTTAG
- the pheS gene encoding phenylalanine--tRNA ligase subunit alpha — protein sequence MRELEEALAAIREAEDLEALKTLKARYLGKKGLLTEALKALAHLPLEEKKRRGQELNALKEALEQALEDRARELEEAALKEALERERLDVSLPGVRLFSGGLHPITLMERELVAIFQALGYEAVEGPEVESELFNFDALNIPEHHPARDMWDTFWLEGTYRVPGPLGEEAEGKLLLRTHTSPMQVRYMVAHTPPFRIVVPGRVFRFEQTDATHEAVFHQLEGLVVGEGITMAHLKGAIFELAQALFGPEARVRFQPVYFPFVEPGAQFAIWWPEGRKWLELGGAGMVHPKVFQAVDAYRKRLGLPPAYEGVTGFAFGLGIERLAMLRFGIPDIRYFFGGRLKFLEQFRGVL from the coding sequence ATGCGGGAGCTGGAAGAAGCCTTAGCCGCCATCCGCGAGGCAGAGGACCTCGAGGCCCTAAAAACCCTTAAAGCCCGCTACCTGGGCAAAAAAGGCCTCCTCACCGAGGCCCTGAAGGCCCTGGCCCACCTGCCCTTGGAGGAAAAAAAGCGGCGGGGGCAGGAGCTCAACGCCCTCAAAGAGGCCCTGGAGCAGGCCCTGGAAGACCGGGCGCGGGAGCTGGAAGAAGCCGCCCTCAAGGAAGCCTTGGAGCGGGAGCGGCTGGACGTCTCCTTGCCGGGGGTGCGGCTTTTTTCGGGGGGGCTCCACCCCATCACCCTCATGGAGCGGGAGCTCGTGGCCATCTTCCAGGCCCTGGGCTACGAGGCGGTGGAGGGCCCCGAGGTGGAGAGCGAGCTTTTCAACTTTGACGCCCTGAACATCCCCGAGCACCACCCGGCGCGGGACATGTGGGACACCTTCTGGCTGGAAGGCACCTACCGGGTGCCGGGCCCCTTGGGGGAGGAGGCGGAAGGAAAGCTCCTTTTGCGCACCCACACCTCCCCCATGCAGGTGCGCTACATGGTGGCCCACACCCCCCCTTTTCGCATCGTGGTGCCGGGGCGGGTCTTCCGCTTTGAGCAGACGGACGCCACCCACGAGGCGGTCTTCCACCAGCTCGAGGGGCTGGTGGTGGGGGAGGGGATCACCATGGCCCACCTGAAGGGGGCCATCTTCGAGCTGGCCCAGGCCCTCTTCGGCCCCGAGGCCCGGGTGCGCTTCCAGCCCGTCTACTTCCCCTTCGTGGAACCCGGGGCCCAGTTCGCCATCTGGTGGCCGGAAGGGAGGAAGTGGCTGGAGCTTGGGGGGGCAGGGATGGTTCACCCCAAGGTCTTCCAGGCGGTGGACGCCTACCGGAAGCGCCTGGGCCTCCCCCCGGCCTATGAGGGGGTAACGGGCTTCGCCTTCGGGCTCGGCATAGAGAGGCTCGCCATGCTCCGCTTCGGCATCCCGGACATCCGCTACTTCTTTGGGGGAAGGCTTAAGTTCCTGGAGCAGTTCAGGGGGGTTCTATGA
- the pheT gene encoding phenylalanine--tRNA ligase subunit beta, whose amino-acid sequence MRVPFSWLKAYLPELESPEVLEERLAGLGFETDRMERIFRIPKEVVFARVLEASPIPSTGLKRLVLDAGRVVEVVSGAGNARAGIGVALALPGAEVGGVRIGERTIQGVVSHGMALSPKELGVGEYGGGLLELPQDALPPGTPLAEAWPEEVVLDLEVTPNRPDALGLLGLAYDLHALGYALAEPEVNLRTEAVPLPFGLKVEDPQGAPHFTLGYAFALRVRPSPLWLQRALFAAGMRPISNVVDVTNYVMLERAQPMHAFDLRFLGQGILVRRARPGERLRTLDGVERALHPEDLVIAGYRGEESFPVGLAGVMGGAESEVREDTEAIALEVACFDPISIRKTARRHALRTEASYRFERGVDPLGQIPAQKRALSLLQALAGARVAEEILEAGHPTPPQPIPFRPDYVNRLLGTAYPEGEQLAILRRLGCRVEGEGPYRVTPPSRRRDLTLEEDLVEEVARIQGYETIPLSLPAFFPAPDNRGVGRPYQKERRLRELLAGLGFQEVYTYSFSDPEEAPRFHLPPPPLRLLNPLSPEKAALRTHLFPGLLKVLKENLALDKPERALLFEVGRVYGVEGAVVREETHLAGLLFGEGVGLPFGEKLSGYPLLKGLLEALFARLGLALEVEAHPYPFLHPGVSGRLLVEGRAWGFLGEVHPEVLKALELPRTWVFELLLPLPEKAFRFQDPSRYPLALRDLAVVVPEATPYAEVERVLWEAAGPYLESLALFDLYQGAPLKPGTKSLAFHLRFRHPERTLTDEEVDRAMARAFQAVRERGWDIRG is encoded by the coding sequence ATGAGGGTGCCTTTCTCCTGGCTCAAGGCCTACCTGCCGGAACTGGAAAGCCCCGAGGTCCTGGAGGAGCGCCTGGCGGGGTTGGGCTTTGAAACGGACCGCATGGAGCGCATCTTCCGCATCCCCAAGGAGGTGGTCTTCGCCCGGGTGCTGGAGGCAAGCCCCATCCCCAGCACCGGGCTTAAGCGCCTGGTCCTGGATGCGGGAAGGGTGGTGGAGGTGGTCTCGGGGGCGGGAAACGCCCGGGCGGGCATCGGCGTGGCCCTGGCCCTCCCCGGGGCGGAGGTGGGGGGGGTGCGCATCGGGGAGCGGACCATCCAAGGGGTGGTTTCCCACGGCATGGCCCTCTCCCCCAAGGAGCTCGGGGTGGGAGAGTACGGCGGGGGGCTCCTGGAATTGCCCCAGGATGCCCTGCCCCCCGGCACCCCCCTGGCGGAGGCCTGGCCCGAGGAGGTGGTGTTGGACCTCGAGGTCACCCCCAACCGTCCCGACGCCCTGGGGCTTTTGGGCCTGGCCTACGACCTCCACGCCCTGGGCTACGCCCTAGCGGAGCCCGAGGTGAACCTCAGGACCGAGGCGGTGCCCCTTCCCTTCGGCCTCAAGGTGGAGGACCCGCAGGGCGCCCCCCACTTCACCCTGGGCTACGCCTTCGCCCTGCGGGTGAGGCCAAGCCCCCTTTGGCTGCAAAGGGCGCTCTTCGCCGCGGGGATGCGGCCCATCAGCAACGTGGTGGACGTTACCAACTACGTAATGCTAGAGAGGGCCCAGCCCATGCACGCCTTTGACCTGCGCTTTCTGGGCCAGGGCATCCTGGTGCGGCGGGCAAGGCCTGGGGAAAGGCTTCGCACCCTGGACGGGGTAGAGCGCGCCCTCCACCCCGAGGACCTGGTCATCGCCGGCTACCGCGGGGAGGAGAGCTTCCCCGTGGGCCTGGCCGGGGTCATGGGCGGGGCGGAAAGCGAGGTGCGGGAGGACACGGAGGCTATCGCCCTGGAGGTGGCCTGTTTTGACCCCATCTCCATCCGCAAAACCGCCCGCCGCCACGCCCTCCGCACCGAGGCCAGCTACCGCTTTGAACGCGGGGTGGACCCCTTGGGGCAGATCCCCGCCCAGAAGCGGGCCCTAAGCCTCCTCCAGGCCCTGGCGGGGGCGAGGGTGGCGGAGGAAATCCTGGAAGCGGGCCACCCCACCCCGCCCCAGCCCATCCCCTTCCGCCCGGACTACGTCAACCGCCTCCTGGGCACCGCCTATCCGGAAGGGGAGCAGCTTGCCATCCTGCGGCGCCTGGGCTGCCGGGTGGAGGGGGAGGGCCCCTACAGGGTCACCCCCCCGAGCCGCAGGCGGGACCTCACCCTGGAGGAGGACCTGGTGGAGGAGGTGGCCCGCATCCAGGGGTACGAAACCATCCCCCTTTCCCTCCCCGCCTTCTTCCCCGCCCCCGACAACCGGGGGGTGGGCAGGCCCTACCAAAAGGAGCGCCGCCTCCGGGAGCTTTTGGCGGGGCTGGGCTTCCAGGAGGTCTACACCTATAGCTTCAGCGATCCCGAGGAAGCCCCCCGCTTCCACCTGCCCCCACCCCCCCTGCGGCTCCTAAACCCCTTGAGCCCCGAGAAGGCCGCCCTGCGCACCCACCTCTTCCCCGGCCTTTTGAAGGTCCTCAAGGAAAACCTGGCCCTGGACAAGCCGGAAAGGGCCCTCCTCTTTGAGGTGGGCCGGGTCTACGGGGTGGAAGGGGCGGTGGTGCGGGAAGAAACCCACCTGGCGGGCCTCCTCTTCGGGGAGGGGGTGGGGCTTCCCTTTGGGGAGAAGCTTTCCGGATACCCCCTCCTCAAGGGGCTTTTGGAGGCCCTCTTCGCCCGGCTTGGCCTGGCTCTCGAGGTGGAGGCCCACCCCTACCCCTTCCTCCACCCTGGGGTTTCGGGCCGCCTCCTTGTGGAGGGGAGGGCGTGGGGCTTCCTCGGGGAGGTCCACCCCGAGGTGCTAAAGGCCCTCGAGCTTCCCCGCACCTGGGTCTTTGAGCTCCTCCTGCCCCTTCCCGAGAAGGCCTTCCGCTTCCAAGACCCCTCCCGCTACCCCCTGGCCCTCCGGGACCTGGCGGTGGTGGTGCCCGAGGCCACGCCCTACGCCGAGGTGGAGCGGGTCCTTTGGGAAGCGGCGGGGCCTTATTTGGAAAGCCTCGCCCTCTTTGACCTTTACCAGGGAGCGCCCCTCAAACCCGGCACCAAGAGCCTCGCCTTCCACCTCCGCTTCCGCCACCCCGAGCGCACCCTCACCGACGAGGAGGTGGATAGGGCCATGGCCCGGGCCTTCCAGGCGGTACGGGAGCGGGGCTGGGACATAAGGGGGTAG
- the pfkA gene encoding 6-phosphofructokinase → MRRIGVFTSGGDAPGMNAAIRAVVRQAYALGLEVIGIRRGYAGMILGEMVPLGVRDVANILQRGGTVLLTARSQEFLTPEGRAKAAKKLVEAGIEGLVAIGGDGTFRGAMRLMEEHRIPVVGVPGTIDNDLYGTDYTIGFDTAVNTALEAIDRIRDTAASHERVFFIEVMGRNAGFIALDVGLAGGAEVIAVPEEPVDPKAIAEGLLESQRRGKTSSIVVVAEGAYPGGAAGLLTAIKEHMAVEARVTVLGHIQRGGSPTAKDRILASRLGAAAVEALAAGTSGVMVGEVEGEVELTPLKEAVERRKDINRALLGLSRVLAL, encoded by the coding sequence ATGAGGCGCATAGGGGTCTTCACCAGCGGGGGGGACGCCCCCGGGATGAACGCCGCCATCCGGGCGGTGGTGCGGCAGGCCTACGCCTTGGGCCTCGAGGTCATCGGCATCCGGCGGGGCTATGCCGGGATGATCCTAGGGGAGATGGTGCCTTTGGGGGTGCGGGATGTGGCCAACATCCTGCAACGGGGAGGGACCGTCCTCCTCACCGCAAGGAGCCAGGAGTTCCTCACCCCCGAGGGCCGGGCCAAGGCGGCGAAGAAGCTTGTGGAGGCGGGGATTGAGGGTCTGGTGGCCATCGGGGGGGACGGCACCTTTCGCGGGGCCATGCGGCTCATGGAGGAGCACCGCATCCCCGTGGTGGGGGTTCCCGGCACCATCGACAACGACCTCTACGGCACCGACTACACCATCGGCTTCGACACCGCGGTGAACACCGCCTTAGAGGCCATCGACCGCATCCGCGACACCGCGGCGAGCCACGAGCGGGTCTTCTTCATCGAGGTCATGGGGCGGAACGCCGGCTTTATCGCCTTGGACGTGGGCCTGGCGGGGGGGGCGGAGGTCATCGCCGTGCCTGAGGAGCCGGTGGACCCCAAGGCCATCGCCGAGGGGCTTTTGGAATCCCAGCGCCGGGGCAAGACCAGTTCCATCGTGGTGGTGGCGGAGGGGGCGTACCCGGGAGGGGCAGCGGGGCTTCTTACCGCCATCAAGGAGCACATGGCGGTGGAGGCCCGGGTCACGGTCCTGGGCCACATCCAGCGGGGCGGGAGCCCCACGGCCAAGGACCGCATCCTGGCGAGCCGCCTGGGGGCGGCGGCGGTGGAGGCCTTGGCCGCAGGGACCAGCGGGGTCATGGTGGGGGAGGTGGAAGGGGAAGTGGAGCTCACCCCCCTCAAGGAGGCGGTGGAAAGGCGCAAGGACATCAACCGGGCCCTACTTGGCCTTTCCCGCGTGCTGGCCCTCTAG
- the rsmI gene encoding 16S rRNA (cytidine(1402)-2'-O)-methyltransferase translates to MRLVLVPTPIGNLEDITLRALRVLKEAEVVACEDTRRTGLLLRHYGIPTPTLRLDQHTLGRARELLAPYTYVAYATDAGTPGISDPGAELVRQALEWGWRVEALPGPTALIPALVASGLPTHRFTFEGFLPKAGKERKERLLALAREGRTAVLYESPHRLAKTLRDLMEVYGPEHPVAVARELSKVHEEVFRGTLAEALERFQEPKGEFVLVLAPKAPAGPSGEAWARALRAEGLKGRELFRALLERGVPRNEAYRLSMEEGEEDA, encoded by the coding sequence GTGCGCCTCGTCCTCGTCCCTACCCCCATCGGCAACCTGGAGGACATCACCCTGAGGGCACTTAGGGTGCTGAAGGAGGCGGAGGTGGTAGCCTGCGAGGACACGAGGCGCACGGGGCTTCTCCTCCGCCACTACGGCATCCCCACCCCCACCCTGAGGCTAGACCAGCACACCCTGGGCCGGGCCCGGGAGCTCCTTGCCCCCTACACCTACGTGGCCTACGCCACGGATGCCGGCACCCCGGGCATCTCCGACCCTGGGGCGGAGCTGGTACGCCAGGCCTTAGAATGGGGTTGGCGGGTGGAAGCGCTTCCCGGACCCACCGCCCTCATCCCCGCCCTGGTGGCCTCGGGCCTGCCCACCCATCGCTTCACCTTTGAGGGCTTTTTGCCCAAGGCGGGGAAGGAGCGCAAGGAGAGGCTTCTCGCCCTGGCCCGGGAGGGGAGGACGGCGGTGCTCTACGAAAGCCCCCACCGCCTGGCCAAGACGCTTCGGGACCTCATGGAGGTTTACGGCCCCGAGCACCCCGTGGCCGTGGCCCGGGAGCTTTCCAAGGTGCACGAGGAGGTCTTCCGGGGAACCCTAGCGGAGGCCCTGGAACGCTTTCAGGAGCCCAAGGGGGAGTTCGTTTTGGTGTTGGCGCCCAAGGCGCCTGCTGGCCCATCGGGGGAGGCCTGGGCGAGGGCGCTCCGGGCGGAGGGGCTTAAGGGAAGGGAGCTTTTCCGCGCCCTTTTGGAGCGGGGGGTGCCGCGGAACGAGGCCTATCGCCTTTCCATGGAGGAGGGAGAGGAGGACGCATGA
- a CDS encoding TFIIB-type zinc ribbon-containing protein: protein MVCPVCGETLELEGYEAGDLLDCEACGAVLRLLADGTLEVVELPEENKEPLWGLSAYGEGGEAVLVFSDGTLEEEVRVPKAELLEALRRLEEGVGEEPPKEAEDEPNLEPDYVTVHVDSDQGVLALRRVVFPGTQDLLEFTLPSGSVYELPFRQVLALLRPILL, encoded by the coding sequence ATGGTCTGCCCGGTGTGCGGGGAAACCTTGGAGCTAGAAGGGTACGAGGCGGGGGACCTTTTGGACTGCGAGGCCTGTGGGGCGGTTTTGCGCCTCCTTGCCGATGGCACCTTGGAGGTGGTGGAGCTTCCGGAGGAAAACAAGGAGCCCCTTTGGGGCCTTTCCGCCTATGGCGAAGGGGGAGAGGCGGTTTTGGTCTTTTCCGATGGCACCCTCGAGGAAGAGGTGCGGGTGCCCAAGGCGGAGCTCTTGGAGGCGCTTCGCCGCCTGGAGGAAGGAGTGGGGGAGGAGCCCCCCAAGGAAGCGGAGGACGAGCCCAACCTGGAGCCCGACTACGTCACGGTTCACGTGGATAGCGACCAGGGCGTCTTGGCCCTGAGGCGGGTGGTCTTTCCCGGAACGCAGGACCTTTTGGAGTTCACCCTCCCCTCGGGCTCGGTCTACGAGCTCCCCTTCCGCCAGGTCTTGGCCCTGTTGCGTCCCATCCTCCTCTAG
- a CDS encoding inorganic diphosphatase encodes MANLKTLPVGEKAPEVVNMVIEVPRGSGNKYEYDPRLGVIKLDRVLPGAQFYPGDYGFIPSTLAEDGDPLDGLVLSTYPLLPGVVVEVRVVGLLLMEDEKGGDAKVIGVVAEDQRLDHIQDISDVPEGVKQEIQHFFETYKALEAKKGKWVKVTGWRDRAAALEEVRACIARYGK; translated from the coding sequence ATGGCGAACCTGAAGACCCTCCCCGTGGGCGAGAAGGCGCCGGAAGTGGTGAACATGGTCATCGAGGTTCCCCGCGGCTCCGGGAACAAGTACGAGTACGACCCCAGGCTTGGGGTGATCAAGCTGGACCGGGTTCTGCCCGGAGCTCAGTTCTACCCTGGAGATTACGGCTTCATCCCCTCCACCCTGGCCGAGGACGGGGACCCCTTGGATGGCCTAGTCCTCTCCACCTACCCCCTGCTTCCGGGGGTGGTGGTGGAGGTGCGGGTGGTGGGCCTCCTCCTCATGGAGGACGAAAAGGGCGGGGACGCCAAGGTGATCGGGGTGGTGGCGGAGGACCAACGGCTGGACCATATTCAAGACATTTCCGATGTGCCCGAAGGGGTGAAGCAGGAGATCCAGCACTTCTTCGAAACCTACAAAGCTCTGGAGGCCAAGAAGGGCAAGTGGGTCAAGGTCACGGGCTGGCGCGACCGGGCCGCTGCCTTGGAGGAGGTCAGGGCCTGCATCGCCCGCTACGGGAAGTAG
- a CDS encoding glycerophosphodiester phosphodiesterase, whose protein sequence is MPLRLGHRGAPHRARENTLESFRKALEAGLDGFELDVHLTQDGVLVVHHDFTLEGVPLAGLTRRELPAYVPTLEEVLESFPGAWINVELKSLPPDTDGREEALARLLARYPTRRLWVSSFDPFALVRLRRLGVGPLGFLYEREEAEALAPCLGVEWLHPEASLLTEERVRTLKGRYRLLAWTVNARSQAQALAAWGVDALVGDFPEALV, encoded by the coding sequence GTGCCCTTGCGCTTAGGCCACCGCGGCGCCCCCCACCGGGCGCGGGAGAATACCTTGGAGTCCTTCAGGAAAGCTTTGGAGGCGGGGCTGGACGGGTTTGAGCTGGACGTGCACCTCACCCAAGACGGGGTCTTGGTGGTCCACCACGATTTCACCCTGGAGGGGGTGCCCTTGGCGGGGCTTACCCGGCGGGAGCTGCCCGCCTACGTACCTACCTTGGAGGAGGTTTTGGAAAGCTTTCCTGGGGCTTGGATCAACGTGGAGTTAAAAAGCCTTCCCCCCGATACCGACGGCCGGGAGGAGGCCTTGGCCCGCCTTCTCGCCCGCTACCCCACAAGGAGGCTTTGGGTAAGCTCCTTTGACCCCTTTGCCCTGGTGCGCTTAAGGCGCCTAGGGGTAGGTCCCTTGGGCTTCCTCTACGAGCGGGAGGAGGCGGAGGCCCTGGCCCCTTGCCTAGGGGTGGAGTGGCTCCATCCCGAGGCCTCTCTCCTCACGGAGGAACGGGTGCGGACCCTCAAGGGGCGCTACCGCCTCCTGGCCTGGACGGTGAACGCCCGTTCCCAGGCCCAGGCCTTGGCCGCCTGGGGGGTGGACGCCCTGGTGGGGGACTTCCCCGAAGCCCTCGTATAA
- a CDS encoding YcxB family protein, with protein sequence MGKYEDAFSRLGEEALARLEGPGGFLAVTEAHLVFVDEEGVKRLELARIRRVGRGEGGVLLVQGEGSSLEIPLKAFSLEELKAFLEGLKPHVARARKATSTPPPAPPKPLEPSSPPEPPKPPLWEEEAPPKRASVELAPEPEPSREAPLPEPLKRRNPLALPLRALALLTLGYTVAFVALNPGADPWALAGVALGGLGLALTEWALATSLR encoded by the coding sequence ATGGGCAAGTATGAAGACGCCTTTTCCCGGCTGGGGGAGGAAGCCCTGGCCCGCCTCGAGGGGCCGGGTGGTTTTCTAGCCGTGACCGAGGCGCACCTGGTCTTTGTGGACGAGGAAGGGGTCAAGCGCCTGGAGCTCGCCCGCATTCGCCGCGTGGGCCGGGGGGAGGGGGGAGTCCTCCTGGTCCAGGGGGAGGGGAGCTCTTTGGAAATCCCCCTGAAGGCCTTTTCCCTCGAGGAGCTCAAAGCCTTCTTAGAGGGGCTAAAGCCCCACGTGGCGCGGGCCCGCAAGGCTACCAGCACCCCGCCCCCGGCACCGCCCAAACCCCTCGAGCCCAGCAGCCCTCCAGAGCCCCCGAAGCCCCCCCTTTGGGAAGAGGAAGCGCCCCCAAAGCGGGCCTCGGTGGAACTCGCCCCGGAACCGGAACCATCCCGCGAAGCCCCACTTCCTGAACCCCTAAAGCGGCGAAACCCTTTGGCCCTGCCCCTTCGGGCCCTCGCCCTCCTCACCCTGGGCTACACCGTGGCCTTCGTGGCCCTGAACCCGGGGGCCGACCCCTGGGCCTTAGCCGGGGTGGCGCTCGGGGGGCTCGGCCTCGCCTTGACGGAGTGGGCCTTGGCTACCTCCTTGCGGTAG